The nucleotide sequence GGACTTGTTGTCGCGCAGTTTGGTGCCGAAGATCAGGTTGAGCAGCCAGCTCAGGCCCGCGGTCATCACGCGGCGCAACGCGCTGCGCTCGGGCTGCTGCTCGCGGCGGCCCTGGACCACGTCGACGTCGCCGCGCTCAAAACGCGCGAGGAGCAGCGGCACGTCCTCGGGCCGGTACTGCATGTCCGCGTCGATGGTCGCCACCAGCTCGCCGCGCGCCGCGAGCACTCCCGAACGCCAGCCGGCGACGATCCCGCTGTTCTGCGCATGGTGTACGGCCTGTACGCGCTCGCTGTTCGCCGCGGCCTCGTCGATCTGCCGGGCCGTGCCGTCGGAACTGCCGTCGTTGACCAACACCAGCTCGCCATCGACCCCTGCCTGCTCCAATGCGCGCAGGGTCCGCTCCACCAGCGGGGCGACGTTGCCCTGCTCGTTGAAACACGGGGCGATCACCGTCAGCTTCAGCGTCCGCCGCCCGTCCGCGGAGTTGATCCGCCTGGTTGTGGGTTGTGCGCAGCGCTGCTGGGCATCTGCGGCTCAGGCGCGCCGGGGGGCCAGGTCGCGGTAGATGTCCAGGGTGCGCCGGACCATCTTGTTCTCGCAGAAACGGCTCGCCACGAACTCCCGACCCCGACGGCCCATCTGCTCGGCCTCCTGCGGATGGTCGATCATGTAGAGGATCGCCTCGGCCAGAGCCCGTGGATCTTTGGGCGGCACCAGCAGTCCGCTGCGGCGATTCTCGATGATCTCCGGCGTGCCGCTGGTGAGCGTGGCCACTGAGGGCCGCTGCATGGCCAGTGCCTCAAGCAGGCTGATCGGGTGCCCCTCCCACAGCGAGGAGAGCACGAACACGTCCAGCGCGGCCAGCGCCTCGGGCATCTGCTCGCAGGCCCCGGCGAACCTCAGCTCGCCGTTGAGCCCCAGGCTGCTCGCGTGTTGTTTGAGCTTGGGCAGCAGCTCGCCCTCGCCGATCACCACGAAGCGCGCGTCCGGACGGCTGCGCGCCACCAGCCGTGCGGCCTCGAGAAAATCCTCGACTCCCTTTTGCGGCACCAGCCGCGCCACGGTCCCCACCAACGGCGCGCCGTTGGCGCAATCCCAGCCGCTGCGCATGCTCCGGCGTCCGCCGTTTTGCAGCGCCGGGTCGAAGCATTCGAGGTCCACGCCGTTGTTGATGGTCTCGATTTTATCGGCCGGGCAGATGCCGTTGTTCACCGCGTACTCGCGGTCGAAGTCCGAGACCGAGATCAGCCGGTCGTGCATCCGCGCCAGCATCCGCTCCACCTGGCGGTAGAACAGCTTGCCCGCGCCGGACATCTCCTTGTTGAAGCTGAACCCGTGCACCGTGTAGATCGAGCGCCGACGGCCGCCGAGCAGTTGGGCCAGGCCGCCGAACCAGCCGGCGCGCGTGCCGTGCATGTGGAGGATATCCACATGGCGCTCGTTGATCAGCCGCCCCAGCCGCCAGATCGCGGCCAGGTTCAGCCGACTGCACATCAAATCAATATCGACGAAATCAAAGCCTTCGGCGCGCAGCCGATGGGTCAGCGGACCCTCGTCGGTGGCAACGATGGTCGTCTTGAAGTCAGGCGGACGCAATGCCTTTACCAGGGAATACAAGTGTCCCATGCCGCCGCCGATCTTGGCGGTATTGATCACTTGCAGAATATGGATCGATCCATTACTCACGGTAAACTCTCCAATGCGCCCCAGAACGAACAGTTTAGCATCGAAAAACCCCCAAACAAAGCGGGGCGCAACGCCGCGCAACTCCATGGTTCGCGACCGGTACGCACGCCGATGCCCCGCGTTGACAGTCTGGGGGGCATCGGGTAGTTTCCATTGACCCTGGACCAGCAATGTCAGCCGAAGATTAGAAATGGGCAACATGGCTAAAAAAACGGCGATATGCACTGCGATCGTGCTCGCCGCTATCGTCTTGACCCATCTGCCCGCATACTTCGCCTTTTTCGTCTCGGATGATTTCGTCCTTATCGAGCACACCCACGAACAACCGGCGGCCAAATTCTGGGACGGCGCGGATCGCGCTGGATTCGCGCAATATCAGCCGCTGACCCTGAGCAGTTTCGTCTGGAGCTACAACAGCTTCGGCCTTAACCAGCGCGGCTACCACTTGGTCAACCTCGGCGGCCTGCTGCTGGCGACCCTGGGGCTGCTGCTGCTGGCGCGACGGCTGATCGGCTCGTGGGCCGGAGCAGCGGCAACGGCCGCGCTGTTTGGTCTGCACCCGTTGACCGCCGCGGCAGTGGGCTTTATCTCCGATCGCGGACGGCTTTTCGCCGCGGCCCTGGCATTGGTCTGCCTGGCCTGCGCAACCTGGGCGATCGAGCTTTCCAGGCGCAGCCGTGGGGCGGCGTGGGGCCTGGCCTGGCTGGCCGCGCTTTGCGCGGCAGGGGCCGTGCTGTGCAGCCCCGAGGCGCTGTGGCTGGCGCTGATGCTGCCGCTGCTGGCCTTGCTCCCTCAATCCGACGAGAACGCTGTCGAGCCGCGCAATCTGCTGTGGGTCGCGCCCGCAGCGCTGCTGGTCGCGGCCCTGGGCCTGGGTCTGGGATCGCTTGTTCAGGGGCCGGCCGGGCTGTTCGATCTGCATCTGCGACCGGGGCTGTACGTGCTGCGCAACCTGGCGCGCGCAGTGCAACTGTGCGTGCTGCCGTTGCGGATCGAGGGGGCGCTGGAGTTCGCCGTGGCCTGGCAATTCCTGCTGTTCCCGCTGGCGTTGCTGGCGGCTGCGGCCGGGTTCTGGTTCGCGGCGCGCTGGGCCGGATCGCGGCCGCTGATCGGCGCGGCCGGACTGCTGTTGTTCGGATTTACGCCGGTGATGTGCGAGGAGCCGCGCCTCGGGCTGCTGATCGTACCCGCCGCGGGGATCTGCCTGGCTGCCGGAGCGCTGTTCGACCGCGCCTGGCACAGCGTGCGGCTGCAACGCGTCGCCCTGGTCGCGCTGGTGGCCCTGGGATTGGCGGCAGCGGCGGGCTCGGTGGGCGAATCCCTGGGCTGGCTGCGCGCCGGAGCGCTGTCCAAGCAGACCGTAATGGCGCTGGTTCACGGCTCGGGCAAGACCGACCAGCCGCGTCAGGCCTACGCCTTGAGCGTGCCGGATAATCTCGACGGCCGATTCGTCATGCGCAACGGCGTGTTTCAGGCCTGCCGGTTGTTTCACGGCCCGCGCAACCTCTATGTGGAGCGCTGGCTGAGCGTGGGCCTGGACCGCGAGGGCCGCGGTGCGCTGCGCGTGGAGCGGCCGTTGCCCACGCGCTTCGTGGTCAGCGCCCTGCCTCCGACGCGCTACCTGCTGCTGCCCGATGGCTCGCGCGCACACAAACAGGGTGACGAAGTGCAACTGGGCGGCGTAACCTATCAGCTGCTGGAGCTGGGGCATCCGTTCAGCCCGACCAAGGTCCAACTCGACGTGCCGCCCCAATGGCTGTTGGAGCAAAGTCCGGACCTCTACCTTTTCTCCGACGGCGCTTTGCGGCGGCTGGAGGATTGATGAAAGCGCGACTGATTAAGCTGGCGCTGCTGCTGGCCGCGCTGACGCTGCTGGGCAGCTGCCTGGTCGGCCCCTCCGAGCAACCCGCGGCGCCGCTGTGCCCGGCGGAGACCGGTCTGCTGCTCGAGATCCGCGACCCGTTGGGTACGCTGGAGCTGATCGGCGGCAGCCAAACCTTTGAGGCGCTGGCCGCGAGCAACGCCGTAAGCCCGCGCATGCGAATCTTCCAACAGAATCTGGTGGCCAAACGATCCGAGTTGCGACTGCTCTCGGCCGCGGTCAAGCGGATCAACATCGCGGTGCTCTGGGACGACCCGCGGGTGGTCTACCCCTTTGAGCTCGGCCCGCCGGTGATCGCGCTGCTCGACGTGGGCGTGCTGCGCCGACCGGTCAAGTTCGTGCTCACGGCGATGAGTAAGGGCGGCAAGGTCTACGGCGTGCAGATCCGCGATCACCTGGTGTTCCACGCCAAGGGGGTCTCGATCGCCTTTGTCGCGGACCAGATCGCTATTGGCTCCAGCCCGCGGATCAACGCGCTGCTCGAGGTCTACGACGGAATCCGCGGCGGGCTGCTCGACGCGCACCCCAATTGGGCCGATCTCGCGCTGTGGGCCGATCCCGAGGCCGACGTCACCGGCTATTTGTTCGACGGCCGGCTGATCCGGCTCAAACAGGACACGCTGCCCGACCTGCCGATCCGCATTCCCGACCTGGTCGACATCGAGGCCCTGGACGGCGCGGTGCTCAACGCCTTTATCAAGGACGAGGGCCCGCTGCTGCGCGGCACGATCCTCCAGCGCGAGGGGCGCTCGTTCCTGCGGCTGCTCGACCTGTCGCGCGGCGAGCCCCAGGCCAAGTACTACCTGACCGACGATGTGTTCTCGGCGATGATCCTGCGGCTGTCCAACCCCACGCAGCTCGCGCCGCTGCTCAGCG is from Candidatus Alcyoniella australis and encodes:
- a CDS encoding glycosyltransferase family 4 protein — protein: MSNGSIHILQVINTAKIGGGMGHLYSLVKALRPPDFKTTIVATDEGPLTHRLRAEGFDFVDIDLMCSRLNLAAIWRLGRLINERHVDILHMHGTRAGWFGGLAQLLGGRRRSIYTVHGFSFNKEMSGAGKLFYRQVERMLARMHDRLISVSDFDREYAVNNGICPADKIETINNGVDLECFDPALQNGGRRSMRSGWDCANGAPLVGTVARLVPQKGVEDFLEAARLVARSRPDARFVVIGEGELLPKLKQHASSLGLNGELRFAGACEQMPEALAALDVFVLSSLWEGHPISLLEALAMQRPSVATLTSGTPEIIENRRSGLLVPPKDPRALAEAILYMIDHPQEAEQMGRRGREFVASRFCENKMVRRTLDIYRDLAPRRA
- a CDS encoding glycosyltransferase family 2 protein, which produces MIAPCFNEQGNVAPLVERTLRALEQAGVDGELVLVNDGSSDGTARQIDEAAANSERVQAVHHAQNSGIVAGWRSGVLAARGELVATIDADMQYRPEDVPLLLARFERGDVDVVQGRREQQPERSALRRVMTAGLSWLLNLIFGTKLRDNKSGFILASRAVWLRILATSEGLRYFQHFIGIAVTSLGLRIAQVSIVFDPRFAGQSFITSPLRFALKSLVDLPLALWRFRIVRRRLRKS